The window TGAAGGGGCAAAAGTGTTTTTTCGATATCTTCCAGGCTAGTGCTTTTTGTTTCGGGCATCATGCGCCAGGCAAACAAAAATTGCAGCACCATCATTGCGGCGAAGAATCCAAATACCATGGCGATCGAGTGCTTCGCGACGACTGGAAAGGTCCAGGTTACTGCCGCCGCCGTGACCCAATGAACGAATGTGCCTGT is drawn from Pirellulales bacterium and contains these coding sequences:
- a CDS encoding MFS transporter, whose protein sequence is MSLLAGAFAMAPHVNGGLVLGSLVGAVAFFALSQGAVMFVFISEVFPTAVRAKGQATGTFVHWVTAAAVTWTFPVVAKHSIAMVFGFFAAMMVLQFLFAWRMMPETKSTSLEDIEKTLLPLHRPEL